Proteins found in one Phoenicibacter congonensis genomic segment:
- the selB gene encoding selenocysteine-specific translation elongation factor: MSESHKKSVIIGTAGHIDHGKSSLVLALSGKDPDRLAEEKERGITITLGFAELKLPNGIHAGVVDVPGHERFVREMIAGATGIDVALLCIAADDGIMPQTKEHLSVLQLLGVPTCVVALTKCDTVDKEWADVVETDISNYLIGTTYEGSPIIKVSSKTGEGVEDVRNALAKACEKTEHHFEGIIARQPIDRVFTIKGAGTVITGTLWSGQINLDDTLEILPTRKKTRVRSIQIHDVAQKTAYAGNRVALNLVGVSTEDVRPGYMLATPHSISPSDAFDVEFTYLASADGAKPLKSGSNIHFAHGTKEVVGRLLLFNGKNEVLPGEKVFAQIRTNEKMPVSYLDRYVVRSYSPVEVIGGGTILRCHPRRKTNIKESEMKLIKALASRDQDDIVAAAFEMQQQPITPKSLARFCGLSEDDCKVSLIKMKAVDKSVCVDQKCCIFATKEIFNNCINTIEAALKRFHAKEPTATGVSKEHLKELSFSHIDSEVFDALLGRLVERGAVFVNGGEISHTSAGAGAKAVQGEAETKVLNLLKDADQNPPFIKDIAGKIKLDTKLCSKALTALENSGDIVRIGKDFYFEKNVLKRLKKEVEKSLKDGRGTVADLKESMNTSRKYAVPILEYFDKIGFTKREGEGRVLK, from the coding sequence ATGTCTGAGTCACACAAAAAAAGCGTAATCATAGGAACTGCTGGTCACATTGACCATGGAAAATCAAGTCTTGTTTTGGCTCTGTCAGGAAAAGACCCTGACCGTTTGGCTGAAGAAAAAGAGCGCGGAATCACAATAACTCTTGGATTTGCAGAGCTCAAACTTCCGAATGGGATTCATGCAGGTGTAGTTGACGTACCAGGACATGAACGCTTTGTGCGCGAAATGATTGCAGGTGCCACAGGGATAGATGTGGCACTTTTGTGCATAGCAGCAGACGACGGAATTATGCCTCAAACAAAAGAGCATTTGAGCGTGCTGCAACTGCTCGGCGTTCCAACTTGTGTTGTTGCTCTAACGAAATGCGACACAGTTGACAAAGAATGGGCAGATGTTGTCGAAACAGATATCAGCAACTATCTAATTGGCACAACATATGAAGGCTCACCAATTATAAAAGTCTCAAGCAAAACTGGTGAAGGTGTTGAAGATGTTCGCAATGCTTTGGCAAAGGCTTGCGAAAAAACTGAACATCACTTTGAAGGGATAATCGCTAGACAACCAATAGATCGTGTTTTCACAATTAAAGGCGCTGGCACAGTTATAACTGGAACTTTGTGGAGCGGACAAATTAATCTTGACGACACACTTGAAATCCTTCCAACTAGAAAAAAGACTCGTGTTAGATCAATCCAAATTCATGATGTTGCGCAAAAGACTGCATATGCAGGCAATCGTGTTGCGCTGAATCTTGTTGGTGTTTCAACAGAAGATGTGCGACCAGGATATATGTTAGCCACGCCTCACTCAATTTCTCCAAGTGATGCTTTTGACGTGGAATTTACATATCTAGCGAGTGCCGATGGTGCAAAACCACTTAAAAGTGGCTCAAATATTCACTTTGCACATGGCACAAAAGAAGTTGTTGGACGCCTTCTTTTATTCAATGGGAAAAACGAAGTGCTCCCAGGGGAAAAAGTTTTTGCACAAATTAGAACGAATGAAAAGATGCCCGTTAGTTATCTTGACAGATATGTTGTTCGAAGCTACTCCCCTGTTGAAGTTATTGGTGGCGGGACCATTCTTCGATGCCATCCAAGACGCAAAACTAACATTAAAGAATCTGAGATGAAGCTAATCAAAGCATTGGCCTCTCGTGATCAGGACGACATTGTTGCAGCTGCTTTTGAAATGCAACAGCAGCCAATAACACCAAAAAGCTTGGCTCGATTCTGTGGGCTTTCTGAAGACGACTGCAAAGTGTCTCTCATAAAAATGAAAGCAGTTGATAAATCGGTTTGCGTTGACCAAAAATGCTGCATTTTTGCAACCAAAGAAATATTTAACAACTGCATTAACACAATTGAAGCTGCGCTAAAACGTTTTCATGCTAAAGAACCAACTGCAACAGGTGTTTCAAAAGAGCATTTAAAAGAACTATCATTTTCCCACATCGACTCAGAGGTTTTTGATGCTTTGCTGGGAAGACTTGTCGAGCGAGGTGCTGTCTTTGTCAATGGCGGCGAGATTTCTCACACTTCTGCTGGAGCTGGAGCAAAGGCAGTTCAAGGAGAAGCAGAAACTAAGGTATTAAACCTTTTGAAAGATGCTGATCAAAATCCGCCTTTCATTAAAGACATTGCTGGAAAAATAAAACTCGACACAAAACTGTGTTCAAAAGCGTTGACCGCACTTGAGAACAGCGGTGACATCGTTAGAATTGGAAAAGACTTCTATTTTGAAAAAAACGTTTTAAAACGCTTGAAAAAAGAAGTAGAAAAATCGTTAAAAGACGGTCGAGGCACTGTTGCTGATTTAAAAGAATCTATGAACACTTCGCGTAAATATGCAGTACCAATTCTTGAATATTTTGACAAAATTGGCTTTACCAAACGTGAAGGAGAAGGCAGAGTTTTAAAGTAA